A window of the Henckelia pumila isolate YLH828 chromosome 3, ASM3356847v2, whole genome shotgun sequence genome harbors these coding sequences:
- the LOC140886611 gene encoding uncharacterized protein — MTSRRENNTNTITNSANNNHSDCRPDSENNQNNQFLAGLTALLREQSRAQGAQIQQLLQAQTTNAGNNHPTANQNPIYKRFLELGPPEFKGETDPLIAEQWFQAMKTDFEFMQITDADRLRCATYMFCNDAHVWWNGAKAALNLTTLTWNGFKDVFYGKYFTVSTQTRLARDFLEIRQGNMSIAEYVKKFERGRYFVQMISGDPAEELKHFTEGLNAFIRKDVRLSGAKYYKDVVDQAMLSEKDRNDIIRESQEKRSSYQNRDQQGNSSRKRPYQAPPQHRPYQQQRPRPQGQKQLALPAPKSAIAPTACQKCGKIHSGQCMAGTGVCFLCKKPGHYRKDCPQSKEPVRGRVFAMAHDQVDSNTTIVIVPDKSISGFSISLPSEEELSSDLIIRGCSVQMQSHELLADLIILNMSDFDVIFGMDWLSRYEATIDCKRRTVSLKTKDGEPFLFHATPKHNSSLLISVGKAWQLLNKGCAGFLASVTCDQELPRPKLEDVEVVRDFPEVFPDDIAGLPPAREVEFGIELMPGTQPVSKAPYRVFHPFLDQFVIVFIDDILIYSRNFDEHRQHLTTVLQVLKEKQLFAKFSKCEFWLEQIEFLGHLVSAKGIEDFSKIALPLTSLTRKSVKFEWSNQCEKSFLVLKKKLMTSPVLAIPEGIGRFIIYTDASKSGLGAVLMQDGSNSICFTTVEDS, encoded by the exons ATGACATCACGTAGGGAAAACAACACCAACACCATCACCAATTCCGCAAACAACAACCATAGTGATTGCAGACCAGATAGTgagaacaatcaaaacaaccAGTTTTTGGCGGGATTAACTGCTCTTCTTCGAGAGCAAAGCCGTGCTCAGGGAGCTCAAATCCAACAGTTGCTTCAAGCCCAGACAACTAATGCTGGAAATAACCATCCTACAGCTAATCAGAACCCTATCTACAAAAGGTTCTTAGAGTTGGGACCACCTGAGTTCAAAGGAGAGACTGATCCTTTGATAGCAGAACAATGGTTCCAAGCTATGAAGACTGATTTTGAATTCATGCAGATCACGGATGCGGATAGATTGAGATGTGCTACCTATATGTTCTGCAATGACGCTCATGTTTGGTGGAATGGAGCCAAAGCAGCGTTGAACCTAACTACCCTtacttggaatggattcaaggATGTGTTCTACGGCAAATATTTCACAGTGAGCACCCAAACCCGGTTGGCCAGAGATTTTTTGGAAATCCGTCAAGGAAACATGTCGATTGCAGAGTATGTTAAGAAGTTTGAAAGGGGAAGATACTTTGTACAGATGATTTCTGGTGATCCTGCTGAAGAGTTGAAACATTTTACAGAAGGATTGAATGCCTTCATCAGAAAGGATGTTAGACTAAGTGGAGCGAAATATTACAAAGATGTGGTGGATCAGGCCATGCTATCCGAAAAGGACAGAAACGACATTATCCGAGAGTCACAGGAAAAAAGATCTAGTTATCAGAATCGGGACCAACAAGGAAATTCTAGCAGAAAGAGACCATACCAAGCCCCACCCCAACACCGACCATACCAACAGCAGCGGCCTCGACCTCAAGGGCAGAAACAATTGGCTCTACCAGCACCAAAATCGGCAATTGCACCAACAGCTTGTCAAAAATGTGGAAAAATTCACTCAGGTCAATGCATGGCAGGGACTGGAGTATGTTTCCTTTGCAAAAAGCCAGGGCACTATCGAAAAGATTGCCCTCAATCCAAAGAACCGGTAAGAGGACGAGTTTTTGCAATGGCACATGATCAAGTGGATTCAAATACAACTATAGTTATAG TACCGGATAAGTCAATATCAGGATTTAGTATATCCTTGCCTTCAGAGGAAGAATTGAGTAGTGATTTGATTATCAGAGGATGCAGTGTACAAATGCAGAGTCACGAGTTACTTGCTGATCTTATTATCCTGaatatgtctgattttgacgtgatatttgggatggattggttgtctCGATACGAGGCTACTATAGACTGTAAACGAAGAACggtttccttgaaaactaaGGATGGAGAACCTTTTCTATTCCATGCCACACCGAAACATAATTCATCTCTTTTAATTTCAGTGGGTAAGGCATGGCAACTGTTGAATAAAGGATGTGCAGGTTTCCTTGCAAGTGTCACTTGCGATCAAGAATTACCTCGGCCGAAACTTGAAGACGTCGAAGTAGTGAGAGATTTCCCAGAAgtatttcctgatgatattgcaggattacctccagctaGGGAGGTAGAATTTGGAATTGAATTAATGCCTGGAACCCAACCAGTTTCCAAAGCACCATACAG aGTGTTCCATCCTTTtttggatcagtttgtcatagtattcatagatgacatactgATTTACTCTCGTAATTTCGATGAGCATCGTCAGCATCTAACTACAGTCTTGCAGGTTCTGAAAGAAAAACAATTGTTtgctaagttcagtaagtgtgaattttggctggaacAGATTGAATTTTTGGGTCACCTAGTTTCggctaagggaatagag GATTTCTCCAAGATAGCGCTGCCACTAACGTCATTAACTCGCAAAAGTGTGAAGTTTGAATGGTCTAATCAGTGTGAGAAAAGCTTTTTAGTGTTGAAGAAAAAGTTGATGACATCACCAGTACTAGCCATACCAGAAGGCATAGGTCGATTCATAATTTATACAGATGCTTCCAAGAGTGGATTAGGGGCTGTCCTGATGCAAGATGGAAGTAATAGCATATGCTtcacgacagttgaagattcatga
- the LOC140886608 gene encoding uncharacterized protein, whose translation MTTQQELIVDFERLRLEVVETMEVCALSNLTMVPSLLDKIRTGQASDQQLLTWKLKDEAKGGALYTVKDGVVHHKGRMWVPAVNSLREDVMTEAHMVKVEHQRPAGFLKPLHIPTWKWEDVTMDFVIGLPITQRRMNSIWIIVDRTPLHWDEIGERAVLGPKIVQQTVDMIAKIRDKMLTAQSRQKSYADRRRRELEFQVGDHVFLKVSPWKGVLRFGKKGKLSPRYIGPFEILDKVGTRAYRVALPPNLEGVHNVFHISMLRKYISNPSHVIRHDPVLWTPDLSYEEIPIQILDTQVQKLRNKEIEMVKVLWRNQLVEEATWETEQDMRSRDPEIFGKSNFEDKILSRRVEL comes from the exons ATGACAACTCAACAAGAGTTGATTGTAGATTTTGAACGACTCAGATTGGAAGTAGTTGAGACAATGGAAGTTTGTGCCTTATCAAACTTAACAATGGTTCCAAGTTTGCTCGACAAGATTCGAACAGGGCAGGCTTCAGACCAGCAATTATTAACTTGGAAACTTAAAGATGAAGCAAAAGGGGGTGCATTGTATACGGTGAAGGATGGGGTCGTGCATCACAAAGGGCGAATGTGGGTACCGGCAGTAAATTCACTGAGGGAAGATGTGATGACTGAGGCTCACATG gtgaaagttgAACATCAAAGGCCAGCAGGATTTCTGAAACCATTACATATTCCCACTTGGAAATGGGAAGAtgtcacaatggactttgtgattgGACTACCAATTACACAACgaagaatgaattcaatatggATAATAGTTGACAG GACTCCTCTACATTGGGATGAGATTGGAGAGAGAGCTGTGTTGGGACCAAAAATAGTGCAACAGACAGTTGATATGATAGCAAAAATTAGAGACAAGATGTTGACAGCACAGAGCCGTCAGAAAAGCTATGCCGATCGGAGACGTAGGGAATTGGAGTTCcaggtaggtgatcacgtattttTGAAGGTTTCACCTTGGAAAGGAGTCTTaagatttgggaagaaaggaaagttgagcccaagatatataggacctttcGAGATCCTAGACAAGGTTGGAACAAGAGCTTACCGAGTAGCATTGCCTCCAAACTTGGAAGGTGTACACAACGTATTCCATATCTCGATGTTGAGAAAGTATATCTCAAATCCTTCCCATGTCATTCGCCACGATCCAGTTCTATGGACACCAGACTTGTCTTATGAAGAAATACCTATCCAAATTTTGGATACACAAGTCCAAAAGCTGAGAAACAAAGAGATCGAGATGGTAAAGGTCTTATGGCGCAATCAATTAGTGGAagaggctacttgggagaccgaacaAGATATGCGTAGCCGAGACCCAGAAATATTTggtaagtcgaatttcgaggacaaaattcttTCAAGGAGGGTAGAATTGTAA